One stretch of Aeromicrobium fastidiosum DNA includes these proteins:
- a CDS encoding ABC transporter permease codes for MSTTVTSPVAAPTSSAVAQRAPRPVPEPIPFSRLVSVELRKCFDTRAGFWLLASVGIIGLLATVAVLLWSPDSQLTYSTFSGAVGFPMTVLLPMIAILLVTGEWTQRSGLTTFTLVPNRPRVIGAKAAVTIGIAVVSTVLAFAIGAVGTVLGSAIAGVDQVWDMTAGDIVNIGLAQTLGMLIGFMLAAVIRHSAGAIVAYFVYSFVLSGLTELLAQTQQWFSDLRPWVDVNYAQAALFNGSLTSAQWAHLAVTTVVWLVVPMTVGLWALMRSEVK; via the coding sequence ATGAGCACGACCGTCACCAGCCCCGTCGCCGCCCCCACGTCGTCCGCGGTCGCGCAGCGCGCACCGCGGCCCGTCCCCGAGCCCATCCCGTTCTCGCGACTCGTGTCGGTCGAGCTGCGCAAGTGCTTCGACACCCGGGCGGGCTTCTGGCTCCTTGCCTCGGTCGGCATCATCGGCCTGCTCGCCACGGTCGCGGTGCTGCTGTGGTCGCCTGACTCCCAGCTGACGTACTCGACGTTCTCCGGGGCGGTCGGCTTCCCGATGACGGTGCTGCTGCCGATGATCGCGATCCTGCTGGTGACCGGCGAATGGACCCAGCGCAGCGGCTTGACGACGTTCACGCTCGTGCCGAACCGACCTCGCGTCATCGGGGCCAAGGCCGCTGTCACGATCGGCATCGCCGTCGTCTCGACGGTGCTGGCCTTTGCGATCGGCGCGGTCGGGACGGTGCTCGGCTCGGCGATCGCCGGCGTCGACCAGGTGTGGGACATGACCGCCGGCGACATCGTCAACATCGGCCTGGCGCAGACCCTCGGGATGCTGATCGGCTTCATGCTGGCCGCCGTCATCCGGCACTCCGCCGGGGCGATCGTGGCGTACTTCGTCTACTCCTTCGTCCTGTCGGGGCTCACCGAGCTGCTGGCCCAGACGCAGCAGTGGTTCAGCGACCTGCGTCCCTGGGTCGACGTCAACTACGCCCAGGCGGCCCTCTTCAACGGCAGCCTGACCTCGGCGCAGTGGGCCCACCTCGCGGTCACGACCGTCGTGTGGCTCGTCGTGCCGATGACCGTCGGACTGTGGGCACTGATGCGCTCCGAGGTGAAGTAG
- a CDS encoding ABC transporter ATP-binding protein produces MITVESLTKTYGAFRAVDDVSFTARPGRVTGFLGPNGAGKSTSMRVMVGLTPPTSGTATVCGRRFADLPNPGREVGVLLDASAQHAGRTGREILTIAQRTMGLPASRVDEMIAQVSLTSSEADRRVRNYSLGMRQRLGIATALLGDPEVLILDEPANGLDPAGIRWMRDLLRGYADQGATVLLSSHLLHEIEVVADDLVVIGNGRIVAQGTKSELLASAGTLVRTRDVPGLSSALTAAGIACSPSGAAGGTDALRVEADAELVGSVALDARIPLLELRAAEGAGLEEMFLELTADDQRETIVNQGAAA; encoded by the coding sequence ATGATCACCGTCGAATCACTCACCAAGACGTACGGGGCCTTCAGGGCCGTCGATGACGTCTCGTTCACCGCTCGACCCGGTCGGGTCACCGGCTTCCTCGGCCCCAACGGCGCCGGCAAGTCGACCTCGATGCGCGTCATGGTCGGCCTCACGCCGCCTACCTCGGGCACGGCCACCGTGTGTGGTCGCCGCTTCGCCGACCTGCCCAACCCCGGCCGCGAGGTCGGCGTGCTGCTCGACGCCTCGGCCCAGCACGCGGGACGGACCGGCCGGGAGATCCTGACGATCGCCCAGCGGACGATGGGCCTGCCCGCGAGCCGCGTGGACGAGATGATCGCCCAGGTCAGCCTGACGTCGTCCGAGGCCGACCGCCGGGTGCGCAACTACTCGCTCGGCATGCGGCAGCGCCTCGGCATCGCGACCGCCCTCCTGGGTGACCCCGAGGTGCTGATCCTCGACGAGCCGGCGAACGGCCTCGACCCCGCAGGCATCCGCTGGATGCGCGACCTCTTGCGCGGCTACGCCGACCAGGGGGCGACGGTGCTGCTGTCGTCGCACCTGCTGCACGAGATCGAGGTGGTCGCCGACGACCTCGTCGTGATCGGCAACGGACGCATCGTCGCGCAGGGCACGAAGTCCGAGCTGCTCGCCTCGGCCGGCACGCTCGTGCGCACCCGTGACGTCCCAGGCCTGTCGTCCGCCCTGACCGCCGCTGGCATCGCCTGCAGCCCGAGCGGGGCAGCCGGCGGCACGGACGCCCTGCGCGTCGAGGCCGACGCCGAGCTCGTCGGATCGGTCGCCCTCGACGCCCGCATCCCCCTCCTCGAGCTGCGCGCCGCCGAGGGGGCGGGCCTGGAGGAGATGTTCCTCGAGCTCACCGCCGACGACCAGCGCGAGACCATCGTCAACCAAGGAGCAGCAGCATGA
- a CDS encoding lipase family protein has protein sequence MSDWPEVPVPGGDRATMLEAERDLDVRATQVLAESTELDRIAQQMAADWQGVTAEAFDARVGAARTALHGISATHRKAAGLIGRYCDEWDAAEQISKRAHRDIDGAFDTYKSDGKSRAQTLASEIRSAIESMDDKVEDIPVIGGLASKVTGAATDGLGWLAEELIERLLDWNPSTPTPVYKPVLDDDLVVATAQSVASAIGDAAEWGIDRLLDGIDKVIDFVGGAIQWAVDALKAVGDALAEAISDALRAAGDAVNALLDLGRDIASSVADLVADAAQIVFDAVADAWDATVDFLISIGKTVAEVIDFLIDVGVTAIAAIAIVLRAKYGGPVDRRVEDDRALDRAAFRRWTYDEAYPSYVKERLALANLAYGVDGKTIPPGWKAVEYPGTDGFSATVFTNTKTKEIVVSYRGTNPEELDDIREDALNALDLANSQGRQAIDLARRIAADHPNDYDLSFTGHSLGGSLASTASIATGYPATTFNAAGVGEGNYNAALDAGGKGKSEEQIVNFYTDTDPLTIGQYAADVRPASGAHLTVGTTEGSFYGGHSLDRFDFDEVGVQ, from the coding sequence GTGAGCGACTGGCCGGAGGTCCCGGTGCCCGGGGGCGACCGGGCGACGATGCTCGAGGCCGAGCGCGACCTCGACGTGCGGGCCACCCAGGTCCTCGCCGAGTCGACCGAGCTCGACCGCATCGCCCAGCAGATGGCGGCTGACTGGCAAGGTGTCACGGCCGAGGCCTTCGACGCCCGGGTCGGCGCAGCACGGACGGCCCTCCACGGCATCTCCGCCACGCATCGCAAGGCAGCCGGACTGATCGGCCGCTACTGCGACGAGTGGGACGCCGCCGAGCAGATCTCCAAGCGCGCGCACCGTGACATCGACGGCGCCTTCGACACCTACAAGAGCGACGGCAAGTCCCGCGCACAGACCCTGGCCTCGGAGATCCGCTCCGCGATCGAGTCGATGGACGACAAGGTCGAGGACATCCCGGTGATCGGCGGCCTCGCCAGCAAGGTGACGGGAGCTGCCACCGACGGGCTGGGCTGGCTGGCCGAAGAGCTCATCGAGCGCCTCCTCGACTGGAATCCGAGCACTCCCACGCCGGTCTACAAGCCCGTCCTCGACGACGACCTCGTGGTCGCGACCGCCCAGAGCGTCGCCAGCGCCATCGGCGACGCCGCGGAGTGGGGCATCGATCGTCTCCTCGACGGCATCGACAAGGTGATCGACTTCGTCGGCGGTGCCATCCAGTGGGCCGTCGACGCGCTCAAGGCCGTCGGCGACGCCCTCGCCGAGGCCATCTCCGACGCACTGCGCGCGGCGGGAGACGCCGTCAACGCGCTGCTCGACCTGGGTCGTGACATCGCCAGCTCGGTCGCAGACCTCGTCGCCGACGCGGCCCAGATCGTCTTCGACGCCGTGGCCGACGCGTGGGACGCGACGGTCGACTTCCTGATCTCGATCGGCAAGACCGTGGCCGAGGTGATCGACTTCCTGATCGACGTCGGCGTCACCGCCATCGCGGCCATCGCGATCGTCCTGCGCGCCAAGTACGGCGGCCCGGTCGACCGACGGGTCGAGGACGACCGGGCCCTCGACCGGGCTGCCTTCCGGCGGTGGACGTACGACGAGGCCTACCCGTCGTACGTGAAGGAGCGCCTCGCGCTGGCGAACCTCGCCTACGGCGTGGACGGCAAGACCATCCCCCCGGGCTGGAAAGCCGTCGAGTACCCGGGCACCGACGGGTTCTCGGCCACGGTGTTCACGAACACCAAGACCAAGGAGATCGTCGTCTCCTACCGCGGGACCAACCCCGAGGAGCTCGACGACATCCGCGAGGACGCCCTCAACGCACTCGACCTGGCGAACTCGCAGGGCAGGCAGGCCATCGACCTGGCCCGCCGCATCGCCGCCGACCACCCCAACGACTACGACCTCAGCTTCACGGGGCACTCCCTCGGCGGATCGCTCGCCAGCACCGCGAGCATCGCGACCGGCTATCCCGCCACGACCTTCAACGCGGCCGGCGTCGGCGAGGGCAACTACAACGCGGCTCTCGATGCCGGCGGCAAGGGCAAGTCCGAGGAGCAGATCGTGAACTTCTACACCGACACCGACCCCCTGACGATCGGCCAATACGCTGCCGACGTCCGGCCGGCCAGCGGTGCCCACCTGACGGTGGGCACCACGGAGGGATCCTTCTACGGGGGGCACTCCCTCGACAGGTTCGACTTCGACGAGGTGGGCGTGCAGTGA
- a CDS encoding type VII secretion target: protein MNLRVDTDVVRGGGKQVQTMADRLVSTFSSAESSLRAAADDIGQPALETALAELLTTLKRTHPQIATNLGAFASEVTMAADAIDQTDIALADSVPETP, encoded by the coding sequence ATGAATCTGCGCGTCGATACTGACGTGGTACGCGGGGGCGGCAAGCAGGTCCAGACCATGGCCGACCGTCTCGTGTCCACCTTCAGCTCTGCCGAGTCGAGCCTGCGCGCTGCCGCGGACGACATCGGCCAACCAGCCCTCGAGACGGCGCTTGCCGAGCTGCTGACGACCCTCAAGCGCACGCACCCCCAGATCGCCACCAACCTGGGTGCGTTCGCCAGCGAGGTCACGATGGCCGCCGACGCGATCGACCAGACCGATATCGCCCTGGCCGACTCCGTCCCGGAGACGCCGTGA
- a CDS encoding phosphoenolpyruvate carboxykinase (GTP), translating into MADVEAALDKAGLTNPHVREYVAYWADLTGAERVEVVSASDDARLAEEALAAGELQPAGEGLYYSRSYHKDTARSEERTIVATSNPSDAGVYNNWRPSSEMKPLLEGKMRGASAGKTMYVVPYLMAPPGSPLEAFAAGVELTDSRTVVMHMIRMARVGIDYINDLADPNSFVRAVHVTGDLENLGHGTADDARYFVTVADERTILHFGSSYGGNALLGKIAHGLRQAAYDGWASGKFLSEQFMLLGITDKQTGKKYHICGGFPSASGKTNLAMTLAPDALGDRYYVDFYGDDIAWLWVDENDGKLYGMNPEFGVFGVAKDTNEATNPGALHSVDAGTGAIFTNIAYNPDTQEVWWEGKTPNPPEDVTGWEDWKGEKISERAEGDDSPWAHPNSRFTTTLDNVPNVAPDYNSPQGVPIDAIIFGGRTRDREPLIRAITDLAEGVYDGLTLGAEATFAAEGVDGQLRYDPMSMRPFMSYPEGAYAAQWLKIIGQATEVPMFAHVNWFQRGDDGRFLWPGYRENLRPLLWLMQLKAGEVSGRQTPVGIIPTREELNLEGLEIDSDDLDTILTIDNARWQQEIANRDVHLAAFHDLPEEIWEAHRRVKADLEADA; encoded by the coding sequence ATGGCAGACGTTGAGGCAGCACTGGACAAGGCCGGACTGACGAACCCCCACGTGCGGGAGTACGTCGCCTACTGGGCCGACCTGACGGGGGCCGAGCGGGTCGAGGTCGTCAGCGCATCCGACGACGCACGGCTGGCCGAGGAGGCGCTCGCCGCCGGTGAGCTGCAGCCCGCGGGCGAGGGTCTCTACTACTCGCGCAGCTACCACAAGGACACGGCTCGCTCCGAGGAGCGGACGATCGTCGCGACGAGCAACCCGAGCGACGCCGGCGTCTACAACAACTGGCGCCCGTCGTCGGAGATGAAGCCGCTGCTCGAGGGCAAGATGCGCGGCGCGTCGGCCGGCAAGACGATGTACGTCGTCCCCTACCTGATGGCACCTCCCGGCTCGCCGCTCGAGGCGTTCGCCGCCGGTGTCGAGCTGACCGACTCCCGCACCGTCGTCATGCACATGATCCGCATGGCCCGCGTCGGCATCGACTACATCAACGACCTGGCCGACCCCAACAGCTTCGTGCGCGCCGTCCACGTGACGGGCGACCTCGAGAACCTGGGTCACGGCACCGCCGACGACGCCCGCTACTTCGTGACGGTCGCAGACGAGCGCACGATCCTGCACTTCGGCTCGTCCTACGGCGGCAACGCGCTGCTCGGCAAGATCGCCCACGGCCTGCGCCAGGCGGCGTACGACGGCTGGGCGTCGGGCAAGTTCCTGTCGGAGCAGTTCATGCTGCTCGGCATCACCGACAAGCAGACCGGCAAGAAGTACCACATCTGCGGCGGCTTCCCGAGCGCGTCGGGCAAGACCAACCTGGCCATGACGCTGGCCCCCGACGCCCTGGGCGACCGCTACTACGTCGACTTCTACGGCGACGACATCGCGTGGCTCTGGGTCGACGAGAACGACGGCAAGCTCTACGGCATGAACCCCGAGTTCGGCGTCTTCGGCGTGGCCAAGGACACCAACGAGGCCACCAACCCCGGTGCGCTGCACTCGGTCGACGCGGGCACCGGCGCGATCTTCACCAACATCGCCTACAACCCCGACACCCAGGAGGTCTGGTGGGAGGGCAAGACGCCCAACCCGCCCGAGGACGTCACGGGCTGGGAGGACTGGAAGGGCGAGAAGATCTCGGAGCGTGCCGAGGGCGACGACTCGCCGTGGGCGCACCCCAACAGCCGGTTCACCACGACGCTCGACAACGTCCCGAACGTGGCACCCGACTACAACAGCCCACAGGGCGTCCCGATCGACGCCATCATCTTCGGCGGACGCACGCGTGACCGCGAGCCGCTGATCCGCGCGATCACCGACCTCGCCGAGGGCGTCTACGACGGCCTGACCCTGGGTGCCGAGGCCACGTTCGCGGCCGAGGGCGTCGACGGTCAGCTGCGCTACGACCCCATGTCGATGCGTCCGTTCATGTCGTACCCCGAGGGCGCCTACGCCGCGCAGTGGCTCAAGATCATCGGCCAGGCCACCGAGGTGCCGATGTTCGCGCACGTCAACTGGTTCCAGCGCGGCGACGACGGCCGCTTCCTGTGGCCCGGCTACCGCGAGAACCTGCGCCCGCTGCTGTGGCTGATGCAGCTCAAGGCCGGCGAGGTCTCCGGACGCCAGACGCCGGTCGGCATCATCCCGACGCGCGAGGAGCTCAACCTCGAGGGCCTCGAGATCGACTCCGACGACCTCGACACGATCTTGACGATCGACAATGCGCGCTGGCAGCAGGAGATCGCCAACCGCGACGTCCACCTCGCGGCGTTCCACGACCTCCCGGAGGAGATCTGGGAGGCGCACCGCCGCGTCAAGGCCGATCTCGAGGCCGACGCCTGA
- a CDS encoding cyclic nucleotide-binding domain-containing protein, with the protein MAPKQKADPEVVKALAEHTSFDKSLVKQLATVGTAVNIPEGWSVIMETTPADSAYIVLSGTVEIRKAGTTIAELGAGDVFGEIALVNHSLRNASAVAAAQIRVLRLGEDAIASLLEHDKAFADTLRAYATSRIQ; encoded by the coding sequence ATGGCACCCAAGCAGAAGGCCGATCCGGAGGTCGTCAAGGCGCTCGCCGAGCACACCTCGTTCGACAAGTCGCTGGTCAAGCAGCTCGCCACGGTCGGCACCGCCGTCAACATCCCCGAGGGCTGGTCGGTCATCATGGAGACGACCCCGGCCGACTCGGCCTACATCGTCCTGTCGGGCACCGTCGAGATCCGCAAGGCCGGCACGACGATCGCCGAGCTGGGAGCTGGCGACGTCTTCGGCGAGATCGCGCTGGTCAACCACAGCCTGCGCAACGCGTCGGCGGTCGCGGCGGCCCAGATCCGGGTGCTGCGTCTCGGTGAGGACGCGATCGCGTCGTTGCTCGAGCACGACAAGGCCTTCGCCGACACGCTCCGCGCCTACGCGACCAGCCGCATCCAGTAG
- a CDS encoding adenylate/guanylate cyclase domain-containing protein, translated as MARARRLGSDLLLGSPDQPSGRLRIRIQVVLTVLLVATNVIGAVIVVGITLLVTPGGGPNSGYLTAMAIAVPVYVGVAVLIGAVVVTASALRALRWSIEDQEPTVDERRTALRLPWRLTLIQLVLWMGGVTTFTILAIILQPEAVLGVVFAVGIAGLVVCAIAYLFTEFALRPIAARALQGRASADEMGVGVQRRMLVFWGLGTAAPILGLVVAALAAISRDDTSIVRLASTALGLAGIVLMFGLLVTVLNARAVVSPIIAVQEALERVKEGDFDVEVRVDDGTELGLLQSGFNEMAQGLREREQIRDLFGRHVGQAVAKAATDGNIELGGETRTVSVLMIDLIGSTTYATTRSPAEVVAMLNRFFAVIVEEVDGHRGLVNKFMGDAVLAIFGAPNELDDHAGAALSTARRIAERLAEEVPEIGAGIGVSTGQAVAGNVGHRSRFEYTVIGDAVNAAARLTELAKEVEGQVLVATASVEAATEDERRHWTPDASPVLRGRSEPTPTSRLA; from the coding sequence GTGGCGAGAGCTCGCAGGCTGGGCAGTGACCTGCTGCTCGGCTCACCCGACCAGCCGAGCGGACGGTTGCGCATCCGCATCCAGGTCGTCCTGACGGTGCTCCTGGTGGCGACCAACGTCATCGGCGCGGTCATCGTCGTCGGCATCACGCTGCTCGTGACGCCGGGCGGCGGTCCCAACTCCGGCTACCTCACCGCGATGGCCATCGCGGTGCCCGTCTACGTCGGGGTCGCGGTGCTGATCGGTGCCGTCGTGGTGACAGCCAGCGCGTTGCGGGCACTGCGCTGGTCGATCGAGGACCAGGAGCCCACGGTCGATGAGCGACGCACCGCGCTGCGGCTGCCGTGGCGGCTGACGCTGATCCAGCTGGTGCTGTGGATGGGCGGTGTCACGACGTTCACGATCCTCGCGATCATCCTGCAGCCCGAGGCCGTGCTGGGCGTCGTGTTCGCGGTCGGCATCGCGGGGCTCGTGGTGTGCGCGATCGCCTACCTGTTCACCGAGTTCGCGCTGCGACCCATCGCCGCCCGGGCCCTGCAGGGGCGGGCGTCGGCCGACGAGATGGGCGTCGGCGTGCAGCGCCGCATGCTGGTGTTCTGGGGGCTCGGCACCGCCGCGCCGATCCTCGGCCTCGTCGTCGCGGCGCTCGCGGCGATCTCGCGCGACGACACCAGCATCGTCCGGCTCGCCTCGACGGCGCTCGGGCTGGCCGGGATCGTGCTGATGTTCGGCCTGCTCGTGACGGTGCTCAACGCGCGGGCCGTCGTGTCGCCGATCATCGCGGTGCAGGAGGCGCTCGAGCGGGTCAAGGAGGGCGACTTCGACGTCGAGGTGCGGGTCGACGACGGCACCGAGCTGGGGCTGCTGCAGTCGGGCTTCAACGAGATGGCGCAGGGCCTGCGGGAGCGCGAGCAGATCCGTGACCTGTTCGGCCGGCACGTCGGGCAGGCGGTCGCGAAGGCCGCCACCGACGGCAACATCGAGCTCGGCGGCGAGACCCGCACGGTATCGGTGCTGATGATCGACCTGATCGGGTCGACGACGTACGCGACGACGCGCTCGCCGGCCGAGGTCGTGGCGATGCTCAACCGGTTCTTCGCGGTCATCGTCGAGGAGGTCGACGGGCACCGAGGGCTCGTCAACAAGTTCATGGGCGACGCCGTGCTGGCGATCTTCGGCGCGCCCAACGAGCTCGACGACCACGCCGGGGCGGCGTTGTCCACGGCGCGCCGGATCGCGGAACGACTGGCCGAGGAGGTGCCCGAGATCGGTGCCGGCATCGGCGTCTCGACGGGTCAGGCCGTGGCCGGCAACGTCGGGCACCGCTCGCGGTTCGAGTACACCGTCATCGGCGACGCGGTCAACGCCGCGGCGCGCCTCACCGAGCTGGCCAAGGAGGTCGAGGGCCAGGTGCTCGTGGCCACCGCGAGCGTCGAGGCCGCCACAGAGGACGAGCGACGCCACTGGACGCCCGACGCCTCCCCGGTGCTCCGCGGCCGGTCGGAGCCGACCCCCACGTCCCGCCTCGCCTGA
- a CDS encoding TetR family transcriptional regulator has product MPTEMTLRDHAREAVRDEVSKQAWALFARQGFEATTVDQIAEAAGMSRRTFFRYFAGKDELVLDRIVASGRLVADALRDRPADEAAWPALRAAFDQTVSLQEQHEDMSRRLQVMLRDEPALRTTVEARRRLWLELLAPLVAERLPRQHASSGSDLRAAAVTSSAIACLEVAQTTWATHPETSLAALLDEAMGAVNPLQ; this is encoded by the coding sequence GCTGCGCGACCACGCCCGCGAAGCCGTCCGCGACGAGGTGTCGAAGCAGGCCTGGGCGCTGTTCGCCCGGCAGGGCTTCGAGGCCACGACGGTCGACCAGATCGCCGAGGCCGCCGGCATGTCGCGCCGCACGTTCTTCCGATACTTCGCGGGCAAGGACGAGCTCGTGCTCGACCGCATCGTGGCCTCAGGCCGCCTCGTCGCCGACGCGCTGCGCGACCGTCCGGCCGACGAGGCGGCATGGCCGGCCCTCCGCGCAGCCTTCGACCAGACGGTCTCGCTGCAGGAACAGCACGAGGACATGTCGCGCCGGCTGCAGGTCATGCTGCGCGACGAGCCGGCGCTCCGCACGACGGTCGAGGCCCGGCGACGGCTGTGGCTCGAGCTGCTCGCGCCCCTCGTGGCCGAGCGACTGCCTCGGCAGCACGCGTCGTCCGGTTCCGACCTCCGGGCCGCGGCGGTCACCAGCAGCGCCATCGCCTGCCTCGAGGTCGCCCAGACCACCTGGGCGACCCACCCAGAGACGTCCCTGGCCGCCCTGCTGGACGAGGCGATGGGGGCCGTGAACCCGCTCCAGTGA